The genome window TCACCTCTATTCCTACTAAAGTATAGGCATGAAATTAAAATAATATCTAAAAGAGATTGGCTAATGTCGGCGGTTGCAGGTGTCTTTTTGGCCTTTCACTTTATCTTATGGTTTGAATCACTAAACTATACTTCTGTTGCGAGTTCAACGGTTTTGGTAACCTTACAACCAATTTTCGCATTTATAGGAACCTATCTATTTTTTAAAGAGAAGGCCGGTTATAAAGCTTTATTAAGTGGAGGAATTGCCATAATAGGCAGCTTTATTATTAGCTGGGGAGACTTTAAAATAAGTGGAATGGCCTTGTTCGGGGATCTATTAGCTTTAGTTTCTTGTGCTATGGTTACAGCCTACTTGTTATTCGGTCAAACTGTCAGAAAAAGACTCTCATTAATTACGTATACATTCATTGTTTATGGAATAAGTACTTTAACCCTTTTTCTCTATGTAGTGCTTTTACAATATCCTATTATTCCTTTAGATAATGGTGATTGGATCTATTTTCTTTTATTAGCCGTTGTACCAACATTATTAGGCCATTCACTATTTAATTGGTCCCTTAAGTGGCTGAGTACTTCCGTTATATCTATGAGTATTCTTTTTGAACCAATTGGAGCAGGAGTGTTAGCCTATTATATCCTTGGAGAGAATGTTGTATGGACACAGGTAGTAGGGGGAGTCATTATCATTCTAGGAATTTCTTTGTACGCAGTTAGTGAAAAGAAGAAACCGAGAGTTAAGGAAGCTAAATCATTGAACGCTAGTTAAAAATTTTTTGAATAAGTTAGGAATTAATAGAAAATACTACACTCCGAGAATATAAAAATGGAGTGATCAAATTGAAAAGATTAGCGATATGTCTCTCTTTATTGTGTGTTTTTAACTTATTTAACCAACCGACTGAAATCATTCATGCCCAAAAGCCAGAGCACAAAACAGATATTAAGCTTACTGCTGACCAGCAAGAGGAGTTAGAAAATCTATATAACGAAATGTTTGAAACAAAAAAACAGCTTATTAACAAGTATGCCGAGTACGATGTTATTACACAAAATAAGGCTGAAGAAAAATTAGCTCGATTAGATAAATTTCAAGAAAAACTTAAAGAGCATGGGTATGTTCCACACTGGCCACACCATGGAAAAAAATATAATTGTGATAAGAGTGAATAAGTCAATTAGTGCTACAACATGTTTGTAGCACTTTTTTGATGGTTACCTTTAAGGTAATATCGGAATTGGGTGAGGGGTAATGTAACTCTTTTCTATCTTTTTACTAAGCAAAAACATGAAACAACTTACCTTCTGCATATTGATAAGTAAGGGGGTGATTAGTTGGAGACATTTGGGAGAGGATGCTTGTACTGTATTTTTGGGGTGATCGTCCTATTGTTCTTTGCGTTTATAACACAAAGTACGATTCATATTCCTTGGTTTATTTTCATTCCTCTAGTTTTTCTTGCCTTTTGGGCAGCAAGTAAAAACAATAAAGACCACTAGTTCACTCTTCGGATGAAATTCCATACCAATTATGTGGGGGATTTATTTTTAGAATGAAAGTTTAGACCCCCGTTTACAACATGTAGGACAAGTTCAGCTTGCGTTTTAAAAAAGGACAACCCACATATTTCCAGTAAGCCTCTCGAATCCTATTATAACTATGGTATTACAAATAGGGCTTGTTGGAGGGGAAAATGTGACTAGGCTATGTGTGAATGATATAGATTACAATCATTTATATGAGCTTTTCTATGAGAAGTTGTTTAAAATAGCTTACTATATTACAAAAGACTTATATCTATCGGAAGATATAATTCAAGAAGCATTTCTTAAGGCATACCAAAAAATGAACACAATTAAAGATGTAAGCAAGATTGGTTCATGGTTATCGACGGTTACAAAGAGAAAAGCAATTGATTTAGTTAGAAAAGAAAGTAGAAGTCAGAATATACCGTTTGAGGATACTATATTAGAAGTTATATCTAGGGACTACGTACCCTCTATAGATAGTGAGCTGGATATTTTATTCTTTGTGGACGAAATTCGGGAAAAAATAAATCACTTAAAGCCTGAACAACGCGAGGTAATATTGTTAAAGGTAAACAAAGGGTTAAAAGATGATGAAATTGCAGATATATTAAATCTCAAAAAAGCCACTGTAAAGACCAGAATCTTTAGGGCTAGAGAAAACTTAAGAGAACTCCTCTTAAATAAATCGATAAAACATCCAGCTTGATTTCTAACTGAAAAACAGATAAGCGAGGAACTTCTAAGAGAAGCTAGATATATGTTGAAAGACCAATTTAAAATTAAGAATTGGTCTTTCTTAATAATTTTTTCTATGAGAAATATAAGGAATGGGTTGTAAAACCAAATATACAAGCGGATACTAGACTGAATAGAAAGGTAGTTGCACGAACCTTTCCTTCCTCATTACAAATTCGTATGCCTTCCATATATGAATAGACAAATAAAAATATACACATTGCAAGCGATAAAAACATAGCAAATGCCTTTATAAATTCCATCTCAATCTCCCTTTCTATCTAATCTCTTAATCAACTATATGAATTGAATCTAGCAAATATGAGGGAATCTATTAAAAAAATCTATAGAGTGAATAACAAGTTTATAAATTTATAAAATAGCATGAACACTTCTTGTAGGACATAGAATGTTTGTACAACATAAGAGGTGATAAGTGTGAAAATAAGAAAACTTTTTAAAACAAAAACTTCCGTAGGTAGTGAAGAGGTCTCTAAAAAGTATGGTGGTTTAATAAAACAGCTTGACCTAGATAGTTTTTGGTCTTCACTAACTGAAGATGAAAGATCATTTATAAGAAGAAGTTGTAAGCATTCATTTGGAATTACTTTTCCATTGTCTGAAGTCGATGCTCCAGAAAGTCAATTAAAAACAAGAAGAGATACGAGTTCCTTTTTAATAGGATGTGCTGCTTGGGCTATTGAAGGAAATAAATATGGACTTGCTGAGAAACTACTCCTTACTTCTATTGACCATGCTCAAGATATTACATCAGTACACTCTGCTTACCACTGGCTAATTAAAATGCATGATCACCTAAGAGTGTCTAATATACAATCAACGAAAGACTGTATTGTCTTTTGTAAGTCTGATATTGAAATCCTTCCACTTTTACAGAAAGAACTATATTCGAAGGGAAGAAGTGTACAAAGAGTTATATCAATTAATGTTCTACTTTCTATATATAAAGAACTTGGTTTAAAAGAAGAGTTTAACGAGTTGTATGAACTTGGATCCTATTATGATGCTTTATAGAAGAATTATTATTCTTCATATAATAATGAAACAGAGAGTTACTCTTAATGGGCTTAAGTAAATCTCTTTTTCATTTTTTTTATTTAAGGGGTTGAAATCATTTTTTATCCGTGATATATTAGATTTCGTCGCCAAAGAGGAAAACAAATTGGTCGCACAAGCAAAAAACATTTCTTGAAAAGTTGTTGACATGAAAGATTGGAAATGTTATATTGATAAAGTCGCTTCAGAGCGATTGAACAAAAAAGTTCTTTGAAAACTGAACACAACACAAGCGTCAATGTTTGTTTTAAAAATTGTTTTAGCATGAGCTAATCAACTCTATTGGAGAGTTTG of Cytobacillus luteolus contains these proteins:
- a CDS encoding DMT family transporter, encoding MNKISAPYIALLIGVVAVSTSAIFVKLANAPAPVIAFYRLFFSVLLMSPLFLLKYRHEIKIISKRDWLMSAVAGVFLAFHFILWFESLNYTSVASSTVLVTLQPIFAFIGTYLFFKEKAGYKALLSGGIAIIGSFIISWGDFKISGMALFGDLLALVSCAMVTAYLLFGQTVRKRLSLITYTFIVYGISTLTLFLYVVLLQYPIIPLDNGDWIYFLLLAVVPTLLGHSLFNWSLKWLSTSVISMSILFEPIGAGVLAYYILGENVVWTQVVGGVIIILGISLYAVSEKKKPRVKEAKSLNAS
- a CDS encoding RNA polymerase sigma factor, giving the protein MTRLCVNDIDYNHLYELFYEKLFKIAYYITKDLYLSEDIIQEAFLKAYQKMNTIKDVSKIGSWLSTVTKRKAIDLVRKESRSQNIPFEDTILEVISRDYVPSIDSELDILFFVDEIREKINHLKPEQREVILLKVNKGLKDDEIADILNLKKATVKTRIFRARENLRELLLNKSIKHPA
- a CDS encoding DUF2680 domain-containing protein, producing MKRLAICLSLLCVFNLFNQPTEIIHAQKPEHKTDIKLTADQQEELENLYNEMFETKKQLINKYAEYDVITQNKAEEKLARLDKFQEKLKEHGYVPHWPHHGKKYNCDKSE